A genomic segment from Natator depressus isolate rNatDep1 chromosome 19, rNatDep2.hap1, whole genome shotgun sequence encodes:
- the SERINC2 gene encoding serine incorporator 2, which translates to MGACLGVCSLLSCVSCLCGSAPCLLCGCCPSSRNSTISRLIFTFFLFLGTLVSIIMIIPGVEEQLHKLPGFCEGGSSNLGIQGRVNCKSFLGHKSVYRMCFATAAFFFLFALIMICVRSSKDPRAAIQNGFWFFKFLILIGITVGAFYIPDGSFTSVWFYFGVVGSFFFILIQLILLIDFAHSWSQIWLRNANEGNAKGWYAALFIFTFLFYAVSLAAVVLLYVYYTKPDGCTENKVLISLNLIFCIIASVVSILPKIQDAQPHSGLLQASIITLYTLFITWSALANVPNKYCNPTLLVRNSTAGLAADGQVTQWWDASSIVGLVIFLLCTLFISVRSSDHSQVNKMMLTEESPAMLSGGAPGVEDGAHRAYDNEQDGVAYNYTFFHICLFLASLYIMMTLTNWYRPDEGSQTMTSPWTAVWVKISSSWAGLLLYLWTLVAPILLPGREFS; encoded by the exons GTGTCATGTCTGTGCGGCTCAGCTCCCTGTCTCCTGTGCGGCTGCTGCCCCTCCTCAAGGAACTCCACCATCTCCCGCCTCATCTTcaccttcttcctcttcctgggcACACTGGTATCCATTATCATGATCATACCCGGTGTGGAAGAACAGCTGCACAAG CTTCCTGGCTTTTGTGAAGGAGGCAGTTCAAATCTAGGCATCCAAGGTCGTGTCAACTGCAAGTCCTTCCTGGGTCATAAGTCTGTGTACCGCATGTGCTTTGCAACGGCTGCGTTCTTCTTCCTCTTCGCCTTGATCATGATCTGTGTGAGGAGCAGTAAGGACCCAAGAGCAGCAATTCAGAATGG GTTTTGGTTCTTCAAATTCCTGATTTTGATTGGAATCACAGTGGGTGCTTTCTATATTCCTGATGGATCGTTCACGTCAG TGTGGTTCTACTTCGGTGTGGTGGGGTCTTTCTTCTTCATCCTCATCCAGCTCATCCTTCTGATTGACTTTGCCCACTCCTGGAGTCAGATCTGGCTTCGTAATGCGAACGAAGGCAACGCCAAGGGCTGGTATGCAG ccctcttcATCTTCACCTTCCTCTTCTATGCGGTCTCCCTCGCGGCCGTGGTGCTGCTGTACGTCTACTACACCAAGCCTGACGGCTGCACGGAGAACAAGGTGCTGATCAGCCTCAACCTGATCTTCTGCATCATCGCCTCTGTCGTGTCCATCCTGCCCAAGATCCAG GATGCTCAGCCTCACTCAGGCCTGCTGCAGGCCTCCATCATCACCCTCTACACCCTGTTCATCACCTGGTCAGCCCTGGCAAATGTACCAA ACAAGTACTGTAACCCGACGCTCCTGGTGAGGAACAGCACCGCCGGCCTCGCGGCTGACGGGCAGGTGACTCAGTGGTGGGATGCCTCGAGCATTGTGGGATTGGTCATCTTCCTCCTGTGCACACTCTTCATCAG CGTCCGTTCCTCAGACCACAGCCAAGTGAACAAGATGATGCTGACTGAGGAAAGCCCAGCCATGCTGAGTGGTGGGGCCCCGGGCGTGGAAGATGGGGCACATCGGGCCTATGACAACGAGCAGGATGGAGTGGCCTACAACTACACCTTCTTCCACATCTGCCTCTTCCTGGCTTCCCTCTACATCATGATGACGCTCACAAACTGGTACAG GCCCGATGAAGGTTCCCAGACAATGACGAGTCCGTGGACTGCAGTCTGGGTGAAGATCTCTTCCAGCTGGGCTGGTCTCCTCCTCTATCTCTGGACCTTAGTGGCCCCCATCCTACTCCCTGGCCGAGAGTTCAgctga